A single window of Nicotiana sylvestris chromosome 5, ASM39365v2, whole genome shotgun sequence DNA harbors:
- the LOC138869143 gene encoding uncharacterized protein has protein sequence MTRDMNAPWLVGGDFNVIWDEEEKFGGLPVSLNEIDDFRHCVNTCNLFDLGFKGSIFTWWNGRAEEDCIFKRLDRCLANSQFQQIFPGIEVQHLAKTGSDHSPMYLKCDTETPPIKKPFKFLNFWVEHETFKDVVRENWTADFSTNPFTIHNHKLKQLKKALSLWSKATFGNIFQKIASMEEVVMVHEAEFEANPTGMNRERLQKVKAELINCLALEEKIWQQKAGMTWFKEGDRNTNLFHAQVRGRRKRLQLNRIQDSGGTWIEEEKEIAEEAIRFYEEQFTEIASPSLFEIVEHVPNMMNNE, from the coding sequence ATGACAAGGGATATGAATGCACCATGGCTAGTAGGGGGAGATTTCAATGTAATATGGGACGAAGAAGAGAAGTTTGGGGGGTTACCTGTGTCATtgaatgaaattgatgattttcgaCATTGCGTCAACACTTGCAATCTCTTCGATCTTGGATTTAAAGGTagcatatttacatggtggaatggaagAGCAGAGGAAGACTGTATATTCAAAAGACTAGACAGATGCTTAGCCAACTCACAATTCCAACAAATATTCCCGGGAATAGAGGTGCAACATTTGGCAAAGACTGGATCCGATCATAGTCCAATGTATCTGAAGTGTGATACTGAGACTCCACCAATAAAAAAGCCTTTTAAGTTCTTGAATTTTTGGGTGGAACATGAAACTTTTAAAGACGTGGTGAGAGAGAACTGGACAGCTGATTTCAGTACAAATCCTTTTACTATTCATAATCACAAGTTAAAACAACTAAAGAAAGCCCTTTCATTGTGGAGTAAGGCTACGTttggaaatattttccaaaagataGCAAGCATGGAGGAGGTTGTGATGGTTCATGAAGCAGAATTTGAAGCAAATCCTACAGGGATGAACAGGGAAAGGCTACAAAAGGTTAAGGCAGAATTGATCAATTGTCTTGCACTAGAAGAAAAAATTTGGCAACAAAAGGCGGGCATGACTTGGTTTAAGGAAGGGGATAGGAATACTAATCTCTTCCACGCACAAGTGAGAGGTAGGAGGAAGAGACTTCAACTTAACAGAATTCAAGATAGTGGAGGAACATggattgaagaagaaaaagaaattgcAGAAGAGGCTATCAGATTTTACGAGGAACAGTTCACAGAAATAGCTTCTCCTTCTTTATTTGAGATCGTAGAACATgttcctaatatgatgaacaaTGAATAG